A stretch of DNA from Alicyclobacillus acidocaldarius subsp. acidocaldarius Tc-4-1:
GACGCGAGGTGAACAATCAACAAAATCCCCAGAATTGCGACACCATAAAGTCCAAATAGGCCTGCACATAAGACAAACAAAAATTGTAACAACCGTGTCGCCTGCACCATCCCCAAGGCTGGCGCGGTAAAGGAGGCGATACCGGTGGCGGCAACAATAATGATCATGCCCGCGGACACGATCCCGGCGCGCACTGCAGCCTCACCGATGACCAGGGTGCCCACAATACTCACAGACTGCCCCACGGCTCTAGGCAATCTCGTTCCCGCCTCCCTCAGTGCCTCGAACGCAAACATCATGAAAAGCGCTTCAAAGACCGTCGGAAAAGGGATCCCGGTGCGCTGAGAACTGATCGTTTGAACGAGCGGCGTGGGGACCAAATCCTGATTATAAGTCAACAACGAGACATACACGGCCGGAAGTAGCACCGATGACCAAAACATGATGTGGCGCAAGAGACGTAGAGGCAAGGCGAGCGTGTAATGCATGTAGTAGTCTTCTGGAGACGTGATGAATTGCGCGAATGTCGCGGGGAGCACCATACACGTGGGGTTGCCGTCCACTACAATCGCGACTCTTCCCTGCAGCAGCCCCGACACCACGCGTTCGGGTCGCTCCGTTTCCTCGATGGTTGGAAATATCGTCCTTGGTGCATCCGTAATCCACTCCCTGACCACATTCATGTCGACCACACCATCAATGCACACCTTAGATAATCGCGAGGACACCTCTTGAACGAGTTGAGGCTTCGTAATACCTTCCACATATAAGAGGGAAACCGTCGTTTTCGTTCGCTCACCGATTGTGAAATCGAGGATCCTGAGGTCCGGTGAGCGTAATCTCTTCCGCAATAAGGCGATATTCAGAACGCGGTTCTCCACGAACGCCTCTTGCGGCCCCTGTAACGTCGGTTCTTTTTCCGCTCGATCAACCTGGCGACCTGGCAAGGACTCGACGTCCCAGATGAAAGCTGTTCCGAGTCCGTCTTGAAAGAGAACCGCTTTCCCTCCCAGCACAGCTGTGACCACGTCATCTCGCTTCTCAGTTGCGTTCATCGACATCCATAGTGCCTGCAGCCCCAAGTGCTTCAAGGATGATATGGACTTCTTTGACACTTCTTCCAAGCGCAAAATCGAGAGTCCCATTTGAATACGCTCTGCAGCCACAAGACCGTCGATCCACACAACGAAGGCGAGGGATCCGTTCCATTCAAACGGCATTCTCTTGAGATCAGGAGCGGAGGCTAAACAAGCCTGGAGCATCAACCAGTTGTCTTCGACCCGCTTCGATAGAAGCCCATCTGCTCTGCCTGTCATCCTGCATCACCAGCGTACCTGGAATGCGATTCTCCCGTAGCGTTCACCAAACTCGATTTCCCTATGCGTCTAGACGAGTGGGCACCCTGTAATCCTCGCAACCTCGGCATCCCACGCAACAAGGTCGCTATGATCCAAGGCGTGAACCGAAGGCTTACCGAGCGCTCGCAAGCCGACGCCTATCTCGTCGGCACACGCCTGAAGAAACTTTGCCAACGACTCTGCCCCGGTGCGGACATCAAACTTCGTCGAAATCTCAGCATTGGCCCACGCGATCTGAGTCGGAGGTTCGAACGGCAGTGTGCGCGCGAGTTGAGTATGCACGACTGCAAATAGTGCAGCTGTCCCCATGTAAACCGCCGAAGCGCCCAAACAGAGCGCTTTCATAATGTCCCCCGGTGTTCGAATCCCGCCCGAGACAATGAGGTCCACCCTATCCTGGTACCCTTGCGCGCGCAGAAATCGAGCAGCACGACAAAGGGCGGAGAGTGTGGGAATCCCAAAATCGTCAACAAGCACCGCAGGAGACGCATGGGTCCCTCCCTGTGCCCCATCGACCACAATCACATCTGCGCCAGCTTTCACCGCCCACTCAATGTCTTGCTCAATGTAGTGACTCGCTGAAATCTTAACCGCAATGGGGACTCCCCCGCTTATCCTCCTTAATTTTCTGATTAGAGACTGAAATGCGCGTATTCGCTCGACTTCGGGATGGCCGGCCGGTATATAGGCCACGTCCGACGCATCGGTCAGCCCCAAGTCTCTGAGGGTAGTTCGATCCAGACCTTTCGCGGAGACAAACGTCCCAGAACCGACATTCGCTCCTTGTCCGAAGCGAATTTCAATCATATGTGCTCGTTGGAAAACCGATTCGCCCCCGCGCCATGGCGCGCGATGGTACTGAACCACCAATTTGTCTGCCCAGTGTGTCCATTCCGCTATGACGGGGCCTTGCCCCGCATTGCATGCCGTTCCGGCTTTGGCCGTACCAAGCGCAATCGCTTGGACAATGGGCTTTCGTAAAGCAACACCATACCCCATGGCACTTACAAGGATGGGCATCGACAATTGCAGCGGCCGCTTACAGTGTCGACCGATAGTGACCTGAAGATCCACTGGATCCGTCAACTCAAGAGGACGACGGCGAAGAGGGCCCGGCGTGAGAAGCAGCCCGTCAAAATGCGGGAAAGGGCGCCCTGTCCCAATCGGCTTTTCCAACGCTCTGCCGCTCTGCGCGCGCAACTCATTTTCCAACGTCCATTGTAGACCGAATTTTTAAGCGCCGTGTAACCCTCTAACAGGTTGCTCGTATAAGGATCTCGAAATACAATTTCTGTGAATCTGCGCACGGCCAGCCTGAAGAAAATCCGTAATAGCCACGGAGATAACAATAGCAGCAGAAGGAAAACGACGCTCAGCTCGACCCCAATGACGATGCATACATTTTGGAGAAACTCTACCTTGCTCCCCATACCTTCCTCCTGAACCAGATGAAACGCACCATCACGTGTGGTCTCTCGCGATATGTCGCCTCCCCCCATAGTCTCGACATCGAAACCTAGTCCTACACGTCATACCTACTCGCCGAACACTCCGTTCGTGAGGACACTGGACCCTACTTCTCGCTGAATGCTCCACAACTCGCTGTAGACGCCGCCTCGATGAACGAGCTCGCGATGCGTACCGCGCTCGACGACGCGTCCTTCGTGTAATACGAAGATCTGATCCATGTATTCCATGCCCGTCAGCCGGTGGGTGACCCAGACTACGGTCTTGTCCCGCAGCGCGGTAAAAAACGCTTCCATGAACGAGCGTTCCGTTTCGACGTCGAGCGAAGACGTCGGTTCGTCACAGAGTACGACCTCGGCCCCAGAGAGCACGGCCCGTGCGAGGGAAAGTCGCTGACGCTCACCGCCCGAGAGCGAGTACCCGCGATCATGCAGCACCGTGTCGAGCCCCTTCGGCAGCCGCGAAACGAGATCCTCGAGCTGCGCGATGGAGAGGGAGGCCATGAGTTCCTCGTCCGTAGCATCAGGCCTCGCGAGCAAGAGATTCTGGCGAAGTGTCGTGTGAAAGATGTATGTATCCTGTGGCACGGCTGTGACGAGACGTCGAAGCTCAGCCTCCGCCCAGCCAACGAGTGGATGGCCGAACCATCGCACCTCGCCCTCATCGGGGGCGACGAGACCTAGCACCACGTGGAGCAACGTCGATTTACCGGCCCCGCTGTCCCCAACGATGGCAACCCGATGACCACGGGGGACCTCGATGTCGACGTCCCTCAGCGCCCACACGCCTCCCCGGCGGCAGGAAAGGCCGCGCGTCGAGAACGCCGTATGGGTGGAAGCGAGAGCGACTGGCAAGGTGGCCGACGCCCCTTCGCTCTCCGCTTGTGGACCGACCTCCCCGCTCGACACCGGCGCGAGATCGGCCATCTTCCCAACCGACCGGCTCACCTCAAAAACATCCGCGAATGCTGGTCCCACAGCGGTCCAAGGTTCCATGGCCGCCATGACCATCAGTGTCACGGCTGCTATCATCGTGCCAGGCAAGTGCGCCATGAGATGCAATTCGATGGCCTCGGCGAGAACGACCGCCACAGTCGCCGTGGCGCCCACATACAACGTTCCATCGAGGATCGCGCGCACGGCGTCGAGGTGAGCAGTCAGCCGCTCCTCCTCCTCTTCCCAACTGTCCAGGCGCGCGAGCATCTCGTCAATCTCGCCATGCGCGAGTAGCTCCTCGATCCCACGGACGAGATCGTCCATCCCGGCTTCGCGCCTCTGGCGAATGGCGAACCTCGAGCTATGCCAGCGATTCGAGATCAACAAGGCCAGTAACGGTGCCCCGATTCCTGCCACGAGAACGCCGAGCGCGAATGTCACCGCGAGGCTCACATCCACCCGTGCGAGCCATGCACCCACCAGCGCGCTCGAAGCAAGGCCGCT
This window harbors:
- the cydC gene encoding thiol reductant ABC exporter subunit CydC; protein product: MRRMSWLWGFVRPVVGRVAGSAGLSSATFVAAAAMMATAGYLISAAALKPPTILMLWVPIVGVRFFGTSRAAFRYLERLISHDTVLRLTARLRALVFSHLERHPDFLIGRRTVSTLDLILTDMEQVQNGLLRLLLPLGSGLASSALVGAWLARVDVSLAVTFALGVLVAGIGAPLLALLISNRWHSSRFAIRQRREAGMDDLVRGIEELLAHGEIDEMLARLDSWEEEEERLTAHLDAVRAILDGTLYVGATATVAVVLAEAIELHLMAHLPGTMIAAVTLMVMAAMEPWTAVGPAFADVFEVSRSVGKMADLAPVSSGEVGPQAESEGASATLPVALASTHTAFSTRGLSCRRGGVWALRDVDIEVPRGHRVAIVGDSGAGKSTLLHVVLGLVAPDEGEVRWFGHPLVGWAEAELRRLVTAVPQDTYIFHTTLRQNLLLARPDATDEELMASLSIAQLEDLVSRLPKGLDTVLHDRGYSLSGGERQRLSLARAVLSGAEVVLCDEPTSSLDVETERSFMEAFFTALRDKTVVWVTHRLTGMEYMDQIFVLHEGRVVERGTHRELVHRGGVYSELWSIQREVGSSVLTNGVFGE
- a CDS encoding FMN-binding glutamate synthase family protein, giving the protein MEKPIGTGRPFPHFDGLLLTPGPLRRRPLELTDPVDLQVTIGRHCKRPLQLSMPILVSAMGYGVALRKPIVQAIALGTAKAGTACNAGQGPVIAEWTHWADKLVVQYHRAPWRGGESVFQRAHMIEIRFGQGANVGSGTFVSAKGLDRTTLRDLGLTDASDVAYIPAGHPEVERIRAFQSLIRKLRRISGGVPIAVKISASHYIEQDIEWAVKAGADVIVVDGAQGGTHASPAVLVDDFGIPTLSALCRAARFLRAQGYQDRVDLIVSGGIRTPGDIMKALCLGASAVYMGTAALFAVVHTQLARTLPFEPPTQIAWANAEISTKFDVRTGAESLAKFLQACADEIGVGLRALGKPSVHALDHSDLVAWDAEVARITGCPLV
- a CDS encoding spore germination protein translates to MLQACLASAPDLKRMPFEWNGSLAFVVWIDGLVAAERIQMGLSILRLEEVSKKSISSLKHLGLQALWMSMNATEKRDDVVTAVLGGKAVLFQDGLGTAFIWDVESLPGRQVDRAEKEPTLQGPQEAFVENRVLNIALLRKRLRSPDLRILDFTIGERTKTTVSLLYVEGITKPQLVQEVSSRLSKVCIDGVVDMNVVREWITDAPRTIFPTIEETERPERVVSGLLQGRVAIVVDGNPTCMVLPATFAQFITSPEDYYMHYTLALPLRLLRHIMFWSSVLLPAVYVSLLTYNQDLVPTPLVQTISSQRTGIPFPTVFEALFMMFAFEALREAGTRLPRAVGQSVSIVGTLVIGEAAVRAGIVSAGMIIIVAATGIASFTAPALGMVQATRLLQFLFVLCAGLFGLYGVAILGILLIVHLASIRSFGVPYLAPVGPTILTDWKDALVRAPWWDMGRRPEEFEPVDPKRARGRRQIRP